Proteins from a genomic interval of Brachybacterium vulturis:
- a CDS encoding integrase core domain-containing protein encodes MFYKIRRLALEHGPVGATEPGSRRPHGSPGRTDPRRIEHALAVREWLVEQGWDAGPLSVIARMRRQSLNPPSRATLARAFAAAGVSAPEPRKRPRAANRRFVYPAPNCCWQIDAFAWSLADGSPVVIHQVIDDNTRMALATLAALGETAKAAIRVVSVAIRRWGVPQRLLSDNGVAFNPTRRGFSGKLVDYLIDLGVKPITGKPERPSTQGKNERFHQTLQKWLNARPPASTLAELQDLVDEFDVYYNHEREHQALDGQTPAEAWESTTPAPPPIPEPRLPQVPPSARLAANSPEGVPLPASRTPLALHTSEGEADLTVKKNGQIKALSCMFYIATPRAGQAVHVLWNETTVEIFDLEGEYIVSYPRPATTGMYYGPRTPGGTRMKTAGNNPSAGITGTAVRRVSKGGYVGVLASKFYAGYKRKGEQITVTWDAETVTLTDANETAIAQYPKPEHRHGWHGPHQAAPSTKS; translated from the coding sequence GTGTTCTACAAGATCCGCCGCCTGGCGCTCGAGCACGGCCCGGTGGGCGCGACGGAACCTGGCTCTCGACGACCCCACGGCAGCCCAGGCCGCACCGATCCACGCAGGATCGAGCATGCGCTGGCAGTCCGGGAATGGCTCGTCGAGCAAGGGTGGGACGCCGGACCCTTGTCTGTGATCGCGAGGATGCGGCGCCAGAGCCTGAACCCGCCTTCTCGTGCCACTCTCGCAAGAGCCTTCGCCGCGGCGGGAGTGTCCGCCCCGGAACCTCGTAAGCGACCTCGCGCAGCCAACCGGCGGTTTGTCTACCCCGCCCCGAACTGTTGCTGGCAGATCGATGCGTTTGCCTGGTCGCTCGCGGACGGGTCCCCGGTCGTGATCCACCAGGTCATCGATGACAACACGCGGATGGCTCTGGCGACCCTGGCGGCCCTGGGGGAAACCGCGAAGGCCGCGATCCGGGTCGTCTCGGTCGCGATCCGACGATGGGGCGTCCCGCAGCGGCTGCTGTCGGACAACGGAGTGGCGTTCAACCCCACTCGTCGAGGATTCTCCGGCAAGCTCGTCGACTACCTGATCGATCTGGGAGTCAAGCCCATCACCGGGAAGCCCGAGCGCCCCTCCACACAGGGCAAGAACGAGCGGTTCCATCAGACCCTGCAGAAGTGGCTGAACGCGCGCCCGCCCGCCTCGACCCTCGCTGAGCTGCAGGACCTGGTCGACGAGTTCGACGTCTACTACAACCACGAACGTGAACATCAAGCCCTGGACGGCCAGACCCCGGCCGAAGCGTGGGAGAGCACCACCCCGGCCCCTCCGCCGATACCGGAGCCGCGTTTGCCACAAGTTCCACCCTCGGCACGGCTGGCGGCGAACAGTCCCGAAGGCGTGCCGCTACCCGCGAGCAGGACCCCTCTCGCGCTCCACACCAGCGAGGGCGAAGCCGACCTGACGGTGAAAAAGAACGGGCAGATCAAAGCCCTCAGCTGCATGTTCTACATCGCCACGCCCCGGGCAGGACAGGCCGTCCACGTCCTGTGGAACGAGACCACCGTCGAGATCTTCGATCTCGAGGGCGAGTACATCGTCAGCTATCCCCGTCCGGCAACCACGGGAATGTACTACGGGCCCCGCACCCCCGGCGGCACGCGCATGAAGACAGCCGGGAACAATCCTTCGGCCGGCATCACCGGGACCGCAGTACGCCGTGTCTCCAAGGGCGGTTACGTCGGCGTCCTGGCGAGCAAGTTCTACGCCGGCTACAAGCGCAAAGGCGAGCAGATCACCGTCACCTGGGACGCCGAGACCGTGACCCTCACCGACGCGAACGAGACCGCCATCGCCCAGTACCCAAAACCCGAGCATCGCCATGGCTGGCACGGCCCCCACCAGGCAGCTCCGTCCACGAAGTCCTGA
- a CDS encoding ATP-binding protein, with protein MTATSPAPNPPPGSGRGLDPHPRPGAADGDRGERRRGASPRGRFRFASPPTGASLENFDHDAASGLDPNLLAELGACRFLENTTNVLLIGPPGVGRTHIATGLGHAAVNVGYRVYFTFAADLAAIEGKWSAKMRFFAGPTPLIIDELGYLLGKFTEQHWGKTVASGESPTKLRTFPSIGAL; from the coding sequence ATGACCGCCACCTCACCCGCCCCGAATCCTCCACCAGGCTCAGGACGAGGGTTGGACCCTCACCCACGCCCTGGAGCAGCTGATGGCGATCGAGGTGAGCGCCGCCGAGGAGCGTCGCCTCGGGGCCGGTTCCGGTTTGCGAGCCCGCCCACCGGTGCCTCGCTGGAGAACTTCGACCACGACGCCGCCTCCGGCCTCGACCCCAACCTCCTCGCCGAGCTCGGGGCCTGCCGGTTCCTGGAGAACACGACGAACGTGCTGCTCATCGGCCCGCCCGGAGTAGGCAGGACCCATATCGCCACCGGCCTCGGCCACGCCGCCGTGAATGTTGGCTACCGGGTTTACTTCACCTTCGCGGCTGACCTCGCCGCGATCGAGGGAAAGTGGTCTGCGAAGATGCGGTTCTTCGCCGGCCCGACCCCGCTGATCATCGACGAGCTCGGCTACCTCCTGGGGAAGTTCACCGAGCAACACTGGGGAAAAACAGTCGCGTCAGGGGAATCGCCGACGAAACTCCGCACCTTCCCGTCGATCGGGGCACTGTGA
- a CDS encoding endo-beta-N-acetylglucosaminidase, which translates to MTSLSRRTLLRVGAVGAGAAALGAHSSSSPARAETGSVLGTTEPFVAPAMTQAEPGFPAGPLSRGFLIDDLADWTPETIQYAQNFRSAVPLRERIPHDPDTQAHPDLSAGTQYMALEIDYEGSSYQPRAQIDGAEGYAWTQRFWPYYDVWGSWHGQMVEDSTYEDGPYGLIDLPNPGFVEMAHLHGARAIGGWFWPREGEFGAYVQQREDGSFPVADAMIAMRRYFGFDGFFINQEAAITAQDAEQLAEMFRYLRAEDPDHYLCYYDAVLPDGELDYQNCLNEKNLPWLGTPKDRLADSIFINYDWPKADPGLSGSAEAVRAAGFDPLQVGFAGVEHQKGGFDPREVFGDLAHPGAEPPLSMANFVSQSYWSRAGEDTLTVEGRRRFRTLEQQFFSGPSGSPATSGRVIDPTPDGRTDVLNPERYDGVAHMIIEKSTLDALPIRTTFGIGVGSHFRLDGRVVSTRPWNNAGIGQVNPTWQYWTEPELPVGEVFLDETIAWEDATSLGIDSDATEVELHLFKTALSLRPGSFASARIRSPGAVKAAVVLTHDDGSRSQVALHPGAPDEGGWVLHRGPILPRATRRTVTRVSLKLSSEAALSLNLGEALLVKNSEITVPAAPTGFSGEVASSDGDTRAVQFGWEQQDAAEFWDLIHVDGEQRTWLGRTRRDRLYVHAVPAGGSIQLMATSADGSRSEAASTAA; encoded by the coding sequence ATGACGTCTCTATCCCGCCGCACCCTGCTCCGCGTCGGTGCCGTCGGAGCCGGCGCCGCCGCCCTCGGTGCCCACAGCTCCTCCTCCCCCGCCCGCGCCGAGACCGGCTCGGTTCTCGGCACCACCGAGCCCTTCGTCGCCCCCGCGATGACGCAGGCGGAGCCCGGGTTTCCCGCGGGCCCGCTCAGCCGCGGCTTCTTGATCGACGACCTCGCCGACTGGACCCCCGAGACCATCCAGTACGCCCAGAACTTCCGCAGCGCCGTGCCGCTGCGCGAGCGCATCCCCCACGATCCGGACACCCAGGCCCACCCTGACCTCAGCGCGGGTACGCAGTACATGGCGCTCGAGATCGACTACGAGGGCTCCTCCTACCAGCCACGCGCGCAGATCGACGGTGCTGAGGGCTACGCGTGGACGCAGCGGTTCTGGCCGTACTACGACGTGTGGGGCAGCTGGCACGGCCAGATGGTCGAAGACAGCACCTACGAGGACGGCCCCTACGGTCTGATCGACCTGCCCAACCCTGGGTTCGTGGAGATGGCGCACCTGCATGGCGCAAGAGCGATCGGGGGCTGGTTCTGGCCGCGCGAGGGCGAGTTCGGCGCCTACGTCCAGCAGCGGGAGGACGGCTCGTTCCCGGTGGCCGACGCGATGATCGCGATGCGCCGCTACTTCGGCTTCGACGGCTTCTTCATCAACCAGGAGGCGGCCATCACCGCCCAAGACGCCGAACAGCTCGCCGAGATGTTCCGCTACCTGCGCGCCGAGGATCCCGACCACTACCTGTGCTATTACGACGCGGTGCTGCCCGACGGCGAGCTGGACTACCAGAACTGCCTCAACGAGAAGAACCTGCCATGGCTGGGCACCCCGAAGGATCGCCTGGCCGATTCGATCTTCATCAATTACGACTGGCCGAAGGCCGACCCGGGCCTGTCCGGCAGTGCGGAGGCCGTGCGCGCGGCCGGGTTCGACCCGCTGCAGGTGGGCTTCGCCGGGGTCGAGCACCAGAAGGGCGGCTTCGATCCCCGCGAGGTGTTCGGCGACCTCGCCCATCCCGGCGCCGAGCCCCCGCTGAGCATGGCAAATTTCGTCTCGCAGTCCTACTGGTCCCGGGCGGGGGAGGACACGCTCACCGTCGAGGGCCGGCGGAGATTCCGCACTCTCGAGCAGCAGTTCTTCTCCGGCCCCTCGGGCAGCCCGGCCACCAGCGGCCGGGTCATCGACCCGACGCCCGACGGCCGTACCGATGTGCTCAACCCCGAGCGCTACGACGGCGTCGCCCACATGATCATCGAGAAATCCACGCTGGATGCGCTGCCGATCCGCACAACCTTCGGCATCGGCGTTGGCAGCCACTTCCGCCTCGACGGCCGCGTGGTCTCGACCCGGCCGTGGAACAACGCGGGCATCGGCCAGGTGAACCCGACCTGGCAGTACTGGACCGAGCCGGAGCTGCCCGTGGGCGAGGTGTTCCTCGACGAGACGATTGCCTGGGAGGACGCCACCTCGCTGGGCATCGACTCGGACGCGACCGAGGTCGAGCTGCATCTGTTCAAGACAGCGCTGTCGCTGCGGCCGGGCTCCTTCGCCTCCGCCAGGATCCGCTCGCCAGGGGCTGTGAAGGCTGCCGTAGTGCTCACCCACGACGACGGCTCCCGCTCGCAGGTCGCCCTGCACCCCGGCGCACCTGATGAAGGCGGCTGGGTGCTGCACCGAGGACCGATCCTGCCCCGAGCGACTCGGCGCACGGTCACGCGCGTGAGTCTGAAGCTCTCCTCCGAGGCGGCGTTGTCGCTGAACCTCGGCGAGGCCCTGCTGGTCAAGAATTCCGAGATCACCGTGCCGGCGGCACCGACCGGATTCAGCGGTGAGGTGGCATCCTCGGACGGCGACACCCGGGCCGTGCAGTTCGGCTGGGAGCAGCAAGACGCCGCAGAGTTCTGGGACCTCATCCACGTCGATGGCGAGCAGCGGACCTGGCTCGGACGCACCCGGCGCGACCGGCTGTACGTGCACGCGGTACCGGCCGGCGGGAGCATCCAGCTCATGGCGACCTCCGCCGACGGCAGCCGTTCCGAGGCCGCCTCGACCGCCGCCTGA
- a CDS encoding IS110 family transposase, with protein sequence MFTETTSLGLDVHARSVNAAAIDCSTGEVIEKSLPNDLVAISEFVEDLARGHGPLRITYEAGPTGFTLARFLLDAGHSVQVAAPSKLLRPTGERVKTDRRDAMLLARLARNDDIVAVRVPTLAEESARDLVRSRDDARRDLMSARHRLGKLVLRRGHVFPGKTTWGREHDAWLRAIRRDHLAEYGSGTVAAFDDAYDAVTHTLARRDRLDVTILNLAEDSEFTEITHRLACLRGISTLTAFGLAVEIGDWDRFTGSTIAAYLGLVPSEHSSGQTRSLGGITKTGNSHARRFLIESAWHHKPGYYPGKTLRQDWAKVPAVIAERADRGNRRLHHRWMVLEARRKRHAIANTAIARELAGWCWSLATMEE encoded by the coding sequence CCATGCCCGTAGCGTCAATGCCGCTGCGATCGACTGCTCCACCGGCGAGGTGATCGAGAAGTCCCTGCCGAATGATCTGGTCGCTATCAGCGAGTTCGTCGAGGACCTCGCCCGTGGCCACGGTCCCTTGCGGATCACCTACGAGGCCGGCCCCACCGGCTTCACGCTTGCCCGGTTCCTGCTCGATGCTGGACATTCCGTCCAGGTCGCGGCCCCGTCGAAGCTGTTGCGACCAACGGGTGAGCGAGTCAAGACCGATCGGCGCGATGCGATGCTGCTGGCCCGTCTGGCGCGCAACGATGACATCGTCGCGGTGCGGGTCCCCACGCTCGCGGAGGAGTCCGCCCGAGATCTGGTCCGTTCCCGGGACGATGCCCGCCGCGACTTGATGAGTGCCCGGCACCGGCTCGGGAAGCTGGTGCTGCGCCGCGGTCACGTCTTCCCCGGCAAGACGACCTGGGGCCGGGAGCATGACGCCTGGCTGCGGGCCATCCGCCGTGACCACTTGGCCGAATATGGTTCCGGGACCGTGGCCGCGTTCGATGACGCCTACGACGCCGTCACCCACACTCTCGCCCGCCGCGATCGCCTTGATGTAACGATCTTGAACCTGGCCGAGGACAGCGAATTCACCGAGATCACCCACCGCCTGGCCTGCCTGCGAGGGATCTCCACTCTGACCGCGTTCGGTCTGGCGGTGGAGATCGGGGACTGGGACCGGTTCACCGGCTCGACGATCGCGGCCTACCTCGGACTGGTCCCCTCCGAGCACTCCTCTGGACAGACGAGGTCTCTGGGCGGGATCACCAAGACCGGCAACTCCCACGCCCGCCGGTTCCTGATCGAGTCGGCCTGGCACCACAAACCCGGCTACTACCCCGGCAAGACCCTGCGACAGGACTGGGCGAAGGTCCCGGCCGTGATCGCCGAACGCGCCGACCGCGGGAACCGACGTCTCCATCACCGCTGGATGGTGCTGGAAGCGCGCCGCAAACGCCACGCCATCGCGAATACCGCGATCGCCCGCGAACTGGCCGGCTGGTGCTGGTCCCTGGCCACCATGGAGGAATAA